Proteins encoded within one genomic window of Pigmentiphaga sp. H8:
- a CDS encoding LysR family transcriptional regulator: MNTYRADLNLFSVFQAMLETRSVTLAADRFGITQPAMSNALTRLRQLMGDPLFVNSTSGMQPTPYALEIAETVVNALSGLQRALDHRKNFDPGVSEQTFRFHIPDMGQVNILPMLLERLQQVAPRVRVQTETLSQEDIRIGLENGRIHFAAGHLPRLRGSRLRTQHLFEERYVVLMRAGHPLSRSVLTQKSLLQAPHAVVTSLGGGHQIIEEVLLKKHARIVTYFPNIMALAMTLTRTDLVAIVPRRIATELAKEGRLQVAQLPIAMPAFDVAIFWHERSHTSPACIWMREQMIDLFMT, encoded by the coding sequence ATGAATACCTACCGTGCCGACCTCAATCTTTTCTCGGTTTTCCAAGCCATGCTGGAGACCCGCAGCGTGACGCTGGCCGCCGACCGCTTCGGCATCACCCAGCCCGCGATGAGCAATGCCTTGACCCGGCTACGCCAACTGATGGGCGACCCGTTGTTCGTCAACAGCACAAGCGGCATGCAGCCCACGCCGTACGCGCTCGAAATTGCCGAAACCGTGGTCAATGCCCTGAGCGGCCTGCAACGGGCGTTGGATCATCGCAAGAATTTCGACCCTGGCGTGAGCGAGCAGACCTTTCGTTTTCATATCCCCGACATGGGGCAGGTAAACATCCTGCCCATGCTGCTGGAGCGCTTGCAGCAGGTGGCCCCCCGGGTACGGGTGCAGACCGAGACCCTGTCGCAGGAGGACATACGCATCGGACTCGAGAACGGCCGCATCCATTTCGCCGCCGGCCACCTGCCCAGGCTGCGCGGCAGCCGTTTGAGGACACAGCATTTGTTCGAGGAGCGCTACGTCGTCTTGATGCGCGCCGGCCATCCGTTGTCGCGGAGCGTACTGACCCAGAAGTCGCTGCTGCAGGCGCCGCATGCGGTCGTGACGTCCCTGGGAGGCGGACACCAGATCATCGAGGAAGTTCTTCTCAAGAAGCACGCCCGGATCGTCACGTATTTCCCCAACATCATGGCTCTGGCCATGACGTTGACACGCACCGATCTGGTCGCCATCGTGCCGCGCCGGATCGCCACGGAACTGGCCAAGGAAGGAAGGCTGCAAGTCGCGCAGCTGCCCATTGCCATGCCGGCCTTCGACGTGGCGATCTTCTGGCACGAACGCTCGCACACCAGCCCGGCGTGCATCTGGATGCGGGAGCAGATGATCGATCTGTTCATGACGTGA
- a CDS encoding benzaldehyde dehydrogenase yields the protein MRAPDFLDVRPWTGKLFQGSWSPADGLAYDAIDKADGTLLARLTLATPAALSASTRLAEQAQPAWAATPHDERAAILRRAAGLVERHHAEAAEWIMRETGAIRAKADMELRSAVLILHQAAAMLGEPQGLVFPSAADRLSYGRRIPHGVVGVIAPFNFPLTLSMRAVAPALATGNAVVLKPDPQTAVSGGLYIARLFEDAGLPAGLLHVLPGGAEVGEAMCVDPRIGMVAFTGSTAAGKRVGALCGERLKKVSLELGGKNSLIVLDDADLELAAGCAAFGAWMHQGQICMATGRILAHESIAGRLVDLLADKAGKMKTGDPRQPGVRLGPMINARQLGRVDQLVKRTIAAGARLCAGGLAEGPFYAATVLDGVQPGMPAFDEEVFGPVALVTPFSCDEEAVALANRSEYGLSAAVVSRSVARAMALGRRLRTGLLHINDQTVAGDPRVPFGGMGASGNGGRIGGPANWDEFTQWQWVTVQDRPPAYPF from the coding sequence ATGAGGGCCCCGGACTTCCTGGATGTCCGGCCCTGGACCGGTAAGCTGTTCCAGGGCAGTTGGTCGCCGGCCGACGGGCTGGCATACGACGCGATCGACAAGGCGGACGGCACCCTGCTCGCGAGGCTGACGCTGGCGACGCCCGCCGCGCTGTCGGCGTCGACCCGCCTGGCCGAGCAAGCCCAGCCCGCGTGGGCCGCGACGCCGCACGACGAGCGGGCGGCGATCCTGCGCCGGGCGGCCGGCCTGGTCGAGCGTCATCACGCCGAAGCGGCGGAATGGATCATGCGCGAGACAGGCGCCATCCGGGCCAAGGCCGACATGGAGTTGCGCTCGGCCGTGCTGATCCTGCATCAGGCCGCCGCCATGCTGGGCGAACCCCAGGGGCTGGTATTTCCCTCCGCTGCCGACAGGTTGAGCTATGGCCGCCGCATCCCGCACGGCGTGGTGGGTGTGATCGCACCGTTCAATTTCCCGCTAACCCTGTCCATGCGCGCCGTGGCGCCGGCGCTGGCCACGGGCAATGCCGTCGTGCTCAAGCCGGATCCGCAGACCGCGGTCAGCGGCGGCCTCTATATCGCCCGACTGTTCGAGGATGCCGGGTTGCCGGCCGGGCTGCTCCACGTGCTGCCCGGCGGCGCCGAGGTGGGCGAGGCGATGTGCGTCGACCCTCGGATCGGCATGGTGGCCTTCACCGGATCGACCGCCGCGGGCAAGCGCGTGGGCGCTCTGTGTGGCGAGCGCTTGAAGAAAGTGTCGCTCGAACTGGGCGGCAAGAACTCCCTGATCGTGCTGGACGACGCCGATCTCGAGCTCGCCGCGGGGTGCGCCGCGTTCGGCGCCTGGATGCACCAGGGACAGATCTGCATGGCCACGGGCCGGATCCTGGCCCACGAAAGCATCGCCGGCCGTCTGGTCGACCTGCTGGCCGACAAGGCCGGCAAGATGAAAACAGGCGATCCACGGCAACCCGGCGTGCGGCTCGGCCCCATGATCAATGCCCGCCAGCTCGGCCGCGTCGACCAACTGGTCAAGCGCACGATAGCCGCCGGCGCGCGACTGTGCGCGGGTGGTTTGGCCGAGGGCCCCTTCTATGCCGCCACCGTCCTCGATGGCGTTCAGCCGGGCATGCCGGCCTTCGACGAAGAGGTGTTCGGGCCGGTCGCGCTGGTAACGCCTTTTTCCTGCGACGAGGAGGCCGTTGCCCTGGCCAACCGCAGCGAATACGGGTTGTCGGCCGCCGTGGTCTCGCGCTCGGTGGCGCGGGCAATGGCCTTGGGCCGACGCCTGCGCACCGGCTTGCTGCACATCAACGACCAGACCGTGGCGGGCGATCCTCGCGTGCCCTTCGGCGGCATGGGAGCCTCGGGAAACGGTGGCCGCATCGGCGGCCCCGCCAACTGGGACGAGTTCACGCAGTGGCAGTGGGTCACCGTCCAGGACCGGCCTCCCGCCTACCCCTTCTGA
- a CDS encoding MFS transporter, with product MTQTDLPNRLDRLPWSPWHTRVAVALGVAWVLDGLEVTLVGSVGGVLERGDTLALSAAQVGWSGSLYIAGAVLGALAFGRMTDRLGRRRLFLITLAIYMAGSLATAFSPGFAFFAACRFVTGLGIGGEYAAINSAIDELIPARVRGRVNLAINGSFWLGAALGAGLSLVLLDVRMLGPVWGWRAAFLAGGVMAAAILLVRRHVPESPRWLAAHGRLDEARRIVLAVEAEAARRHGALPPVTGTSPVAGRSPTLLQVARILLRDYRRRSAVALGLMVAQAFFYNAIFFTYSLVLTRFHGVADGRVGLYVFPFALANVLGPLLLGPLFDLVGRRRMIAATYVSAGLGLALTGWAFAQGWLDARSQAWCWSAVFFLASAAASSAYLTVSEIFPLEMRAMAIAVFYAVGTGLGGFAGPALFGELIGTGSHVAVAAGYAVAAVMMAAAGLGALRHGVDAERKSLEAISPPLPARRPDERPSARGPDPRA from the coding sequence ATGACGCAAACCGACCTGCCGAACCGTCTCGACCGTCTGCCCTGGTCGCCGTGGCACACACGCGTGGCCGTCGCGCTGGGCGTGGCCTGGGTGCTCGATGGCCTGGAGGTGACGCTGGTCGGCAGCGTGGGCGGGGTCCTGGAGCGCGGCGATACGCTGGCCCTGAGCGCGGCGCAGGTCGGCTGGTCGGGTTCGTTGTACATCGCGGGCGCGGTGCTGGGCGCACTGGCGTTCGGCCGGATGACCGACCGCCTGGGACGCCGGCGGCTATTCCTGATCACCCTGGCGATCTACATGGCCGGCAGCCTGGCGACGGCGTTCTCGCCCGGCTTCGCCTTCTTCGCCGCCTGCCGTTTCGTGACGGGCCTGGGCATAGGGGGCGAATACGCGGCCATCAATTCCGCCATCGACGAACTGATACCGGCCCGGGTGCGCGGACGGGTGAACCTGGCCATCAATGGCAGCTTCTGGCTGGGCGCGGCCCTGGGGGCGGGGCTGAGCCTGGTGCTGCTCGATGTCCGCATGCTGGGGCCGGTCTGGGGATGGCGCGCGGCCTTCCTGGCCGGCGGCGTCATGGCGGCCGCCATCCTGCTGGTGCGGCGCCACGTCCCGGAAAGCCCGCGCTGGCTGGCCGCGCACGGCAGGCTGGACGAGGCCCGGCGCATCGTGCTCGCGGTCGAGGCCGAAGCCGCCCGCCGCCATGGCGCGCTGCCGCCGGTCACCGGCACCTCGCCCGTGGCGGGACGCTCCCCCACCCTGCTCCAGGTCGCCCGCATCCTGCTGCGCGACTATCGCCGCCGCAGCGCCGTGGCCCTCGGCCTGATGGTGGCCCAGGCCTTCTTCTACAACGCCATCTTCTTCACCTATTCGCTGGTGCTGACGCGTTTCCACGGCGTGGCGGACGGCCGCGTCGGCCTCTACGTCTTTCCGTTCGCGCTCGCCAACGTGCTGGGCCCGCTGCTGCTGGGACCGCTGTTCGACCTGGTCGGCCGCCGGCGCATGATCGCGGCCACCTATGTCTCGGCCGGCCTGGGGCTGGCGCTGACCGGCTGGGCCTTCGCGCAGGGATGGCTGGACGCGCGCAGCCAGGCATGGTGCTGGTCGGCGGTCTTCTTCCTGGCCTCGGCGGCGGCCAGTTCCGCCTATCTGACCGTGAGCGAGATCTTCCCGCTGGAGATGCGGGCGATGGCGATCGCGGTGTTCTATGCGGTGGGAACGGGGCTGGGGGGATTCGCCGGCCCTGCCCTGTTCGGCGAACTGATCGGCACCGGCAGCCACGTGGCCGTGGCCGCCGGCTACGCGGTGGCGGCCGTGATGATGGCAGCCGCGGGCCTGGGGGCGCTGCGCCATGGCGTGGACGCCGAGCGCAAGTCGCTGGAAGCGATCTCGCCGCCGCTGCCGGCACGGCGGCCGGACGAACGTCCTAGCGCGCGGGGGCCGGATCCGCGTGCGTGA
- a CDS encoding type II toxin-antitoxin system RelE/ParE family toxin, with amino-acid sequence MADNFGDVAPVGEGVGEMRIDEGTGYRVYYGRQGNVVYVLLCGGDKKSQSRDITHAKRLWADIKGREFP; translated from the coding sequence TTGGCTGACAACTTTGGCGACGTTGCCCCTGTAGGCGAAGGCGTCGGTGAAATGCGAATCGATGAAGGCACGGGCTATCGCGTTTACTACGGAAGGCAAGGCAACGTGGTTTATGTCCTGCTGTGCGGCGGCGACAAGAAGAGCCAATCGCGCGACATCACACACGCGAAACGCCTTTGGGCGGACATCAAAGGAAGAGAATTTCCATGA
- a CDS encoding thiamine pyrophosphate-requiring protein — MTTRAVATTAARRLLELAARLGVDYFFTNLGSDHPAFIEAFAAIDDEGAAMPRIVVCPHEMTALTAAHGYAMVTRRPQIVLVHVDVGTQNLGCSLHNASRGRVPAIIVAGLSPVTVSGDRAGARTEFIHYTQDAPRQHEIAAQYMKWTYELRAPEMLDNVLMRAMQVATTAPEGPIYLTGAREIWEGQAEPLSDEALSHWSPARLGGLREEALAELHEALARARRPLVLTTYLGRNQAAVGRLVELSERLGLPVAEIAPQYVNFPGGHPHHVGYRRNALVADADLILMLDVDVPWIVSRTGPAPDARLFHIDTDPVKDSMGFWHFPAHRSYLADSDYVLRQLLDYGRDRAEPVSAERRQWIAEARERVAAAPLPSLSVRQGGITVRQLTQAVGELVNDRTVIVCEEPSGTETILSTLRLNRPGSYYVNGGSGLGWGINAAVGVKLADPEAEVIALSGDGSFLFGVPSSTYWVAQTYGAPILTVVYNNRGWNSPKVSTNLVHAQSTAKSRDRYWITVADGARLADIAAAASGAAAFRVSEGQALRATLQEALETVRSGRSAVVEVMLDPISEQVLE, encoded by the coding sequence ATGACCACCCGGGCCGTTGCTACCACTGCCGCGCGCCGCCTGCTGGAGCTTGCAGCCAGGCTGGGCGTGGATTACTTCTTCACCAACCTGGGCAGCGACCACCCGGCGTTCATCGAGGCCTTCGCGGCCATCGACGACGAAGGCGCCGCCATGCCCCGGATCGTCGTCTGTCCGCACGAGATGACCGCCCTTACCGCCGCCCACGGCTATGCCATGGTGACGCGCCGCCCGCAGATCGTGCTGGTCCACGTGGACGTCGGCACGCAGAACCTGGGTTGCAGCCTGCACAACGCCTCGCGCGGCCGGGTTCCCGCCATCATCGTGGCCGGCTTGTCGCCCGTGACCGTCAGCGGCGACCGCGCCGGCGCGCGCACCGAGTTCATCCACTACACGCAGGACGCGCCGCGCCAGCATGAAATCGCGGCGCAGTACATGAAGTGGACCTACGAATTGCGTGCTCCCGAGATGCTGGACAACGTGCTGATGCGCGCGATGCAGGTGGCGACCACGGCGCCGGAAGGTCCGATCTATCTGACCGGGGCGCGAGAGATCTGGGAAGGCCAGGCCGAGCCCCTGTCCGACGAGGCGCTCTCGCATTGGTCCCCTGCCCGCCTGGGCGGCTTGCGCGAGGAGGCGCTGGCGGAGCTGCACGAGGCGTTGGCGCGGGCCCGGCGGCCGCTGGTCTTGACGACCTACCTGGGCCGCAATCAGGCCGCCGTCGGCCGTCTGGTGGAACTGTCGGAGCGGCTGGGCCTGCCCGTGGCCGAGATCGCGCCGCAATACGTCAATTTCCCGGGCGGGCATCCGCACCATGTGGGCTACCGGCGCAATGCGCTGGTGGCCGACGCCGATCTCATCCTGATGCTGGACGTGGACGTACCGTGGATCGTCTCGCGCACGGGCCCGGCACCGGACGCGCGCCTGTTCCACATCGATACCGATCCGGTGAAGGACAGCATGGGGTTCTGGCATTTTCCCGCGCATCGCAGCTATCTTGCGGATAGCGACTATGTCCTGCGGCAGTTGCTGGACTACGGCCGCGATCGCGCGGAACCGGTGTCGGCCGAACGGCGGCAATGGATAGCCGAGGCGCGCGAGCGGGTGGCCGCCGCTCCCCTGCCCTCGCTGTCGGTCAGGCAGGGTGGCATTACCGTCAGGCAGTTGACGCAAGCGGTGGGTGAACTGGTCAACGACCGCACGGTCATCGTGTGCGAAGAGCCTTCCGGGACCGAGACCATTCTGTCGACGCTGCGCTTGAACCGGCCCGGCAGCTACTACGTCAACGGCGGCAGCGGCCTGGGCTGGGGCATCAACGCCGCCGTGGGCGTCAAGCTCGCGGATCCCGAGGCGGAGGTGATCGCGCTCAGTGGCGACGGAAGCTTCCTGTTCGGCGTGCCCAGCAGTACTTATTGGGTGGCGCAAACCTACGGCGCACCCATTCTCACGGTCGTCTACAACAATCGGGGCTGGAATTCGCCCAAGGTCTCCACGAACCTGGTGCACGCCCAGTCCACGGCGAAAAGCAGGGATCGCTACTGGATAACGGTGGCGGACGGCGCGCGCCTGGCGGACATAGCCGCGGCGGCGAGCGGGGCCGCGGCCTTTCGCGTCAGCGAAGGCCAGGCGCTGCGCGCCACGCTGCAAGAAGCGCTGGAGACTGTCCGCTCGGGCCGCAGTGCCGTCGTCGAAGTCATGCTTGATCCCATTTCCGAACAGGTGCTGGAATGA
- a CDS encoding TerC family protein: protein MDWLMDPTAWAGLLTLIVLEIVLGIDNLVFIAILADKLPAAQRDRARVIGLSLALVMRLALLSAISWLATLTRPLFSVAGFSFAGRDLILLAGGLFLLFKATLELHERLEGSGDHAGNRKVEAGFWLVIAQIVLLDAVFSLDSVITAVGMVNELSIMMIAVVVAMAIMLFASKPLTRFVNAHPTVVVLCLSFLLMIGLSLVSDGLGFHIPKGYLYAAIGFSILIEAFNQTARRNALKHAARRPLRARTADAILTMLGGHRTAQAAEEGAPSPTPGAFAEEERHMVSGVLALADRSVRSIMTPRAEISWVDLTAGADEQRARILDTPHSYMPVCRRHFDDIAGVARAKDLLASLLETGAIDVSRLRAPIYVHETIPILDLMDVLRDSRGQLVLVTDEYGAVLGLVTPVDVLEAIAGDFPDEDEAPSIQPLGPGRWRMDGAADLQHVEQALGLPSVLAGAGYTSLAGFLLARFAELPPVGAWLDHAGYRYTVRELDDNRISEVEVTRLDQP, encoded by the coding sequence ATGGATTGGTTGATGGACCCTACTGCCTGGGCCGGCCTGCTGACCCTGATCGTGCTCGAGATCGTGCTGGGCATCGACAACCTGGTCTTCATCGCCATCCTGGCCGACAAGCTGCCGGCCGCCCAGCGGGACCGGGCCCGGGTCATCGGCCTGTCGCTGGCCCTGGTCATGCGGCTGGCGCTGCTGTCCGCCATCTCCTGGCTGGCCACGTTGACCCGTCCGCTGTTCAGCGTGGCGGGCTTTTCGTTCGCGGGACGCGACCTGATCCTGCTGGCCGGCGGCCTGTTCCTGCTGTTCAAGGCCACGCTGGAACTGCACGAAAGGCTGGAAGGCAGCGGCGACCACGCGGGCAACCGCAAGGTCGAGGCGGGATTCTGGCTGGTCATCGCGCAGATCGTGCTGCTCGATGCCGTCTTCTCGCTGGACTCGGTCATCACCGCCGTGGGCATGGTCAACGAGCTGTCCATCATGATGATCGCGGTCGTCGTGGCCATGGCCATCATGTTGTTCGCGTCCAAGCCGCTCACGCGCTTCGTCAATGCCCACCCGACGGTCGTGGTGCTGTGCCTGAGCTTCCTGCTGATGATCGGCCTGAGCCTGGTGTCCGACGGCCTGGGGTTCCACATCCCCAAGGGCTATCTGTACGCGGCGATCGGTTTTTCCATCCTGATCGAGGCCTTCAACCAGACCGCGCGCCGCAACGCGCTCAAGCACGCGGCGCGCCGGCCGCTGCGGGCGCGGACCGCCGACGCCATCCTGACGATGCTGGGCGGCCACCGCACCGCCCAGGCTGCGGAGGAAGGCGCGCCCTCTCCCACGCCCGGCGCCTTCGCCGAAGAGGAACGCCACATGGTCAGCGGCGTGCTCGCGCTGGCCGACCGTTCGGTGCGCTCCATCATGACGCCGCGCGCGGAGATATCCTGGGTGGACCTGACGGCCGGCGCGGACGAACAGCGCGCGCGCATCCTCGATACGCCCCACAGCTACATGCCGGTCTGCCGGCGGCACTTCGACGACATCGCCGGCGTCGCGCGCGCCAAGGACCTCCTGGCCAGCCTGCTGGAAACCGGAGCCATCGACGTCTCCCGCCTGCGCGCCCCCATCTACGTGCACGAAACGATCCCCATCCTGGACCTGATGGACGTGCTGCGCGATTCGCGCGGGCAACTGGTCCTGGTGACCGACGAGTACGGCGCGGTCCTGGGGCTGGTCACGCCGGTGGACGTGCTGGAGGCCATCGCCGGCGATTTCCCCGACGAGGACGAAGCCCCTTCCATCCAGCCGCTGGGGCCGGGGCGCTGGCGCATGGACGGCGCCGCCGACCTGCAGCACGTGGAGCAGGCACTCGGCCTGCCTTCGGTACTGGCCGGCGCCGGCTACACCAGCCTGGCCGGCTTCTTGCTGGCCAGGTTCGCCGAATTGCCTCCCGTGGGCGCCTGGCTGGATCATGCCGGCTACCGCTACACCGTCAGGGAACTGGACGACAACCGCATCTCCGAAGTGGAGGTGACCAGACTGGACCAACCATGA
- a CDS encoding addiction module antidote protein: protein MTDLREFDPANYLVDDETIAHYLAAAAREEDPDAFLQALGDVARARGIGTIAKQTGLARTNLYRVLAPGANPSYHTLRRVMDALGVSLTAVAKDKGHVHA, encoded by the coding sequence ATGACCGATTTGCGAGAGTTCGACCCGGCGAACTACCTTGTCGACGACGAAACGATTGCCCATTACTTGGCAGCGGCCGCCCGGGAGGAAGATCCGGACGCGTTTCTCCAGGCGTTGGGGGACGTGGCTCGTGCCAGAGGGATAGGCACTATCGCCAAACAAACCGGACTGGCCCGGACGAACCTGTATCGCGTGCTGGCTCCGGGAGCCAATCCGAGCTATCACACGCTGCGCCGGGTCATGGATGCGCTTGGCGTGTCGCTGACCGCCGTAGCCAAGGACAAGGGACATGTGCACGCGTAG
- a CDS encoding LysR family transcriptional regulator, producing the protein MIDLRRVRYFVAVAEELHFGRAAARLGMSQPPLSQQLQALEQDLGARLLHRNRRQVSLTEAGQLFLPEARALLAQAERAASIAARAARGELGTLRVGFTESAVLTGALPNLLSRFRERHPAVAVQLIEETSQEQIQALLDGRSDVGFMRLPASGAFPAELDAYPLLSDPLVAVLPRQHRLADASEALGVAALAQEPFVFFAPGAGTGVYSQVLNLCRAAGYAPRVAQEAREVMTIAGLVAARLGVSILPASVRRLDVAGVVIRTLREPEAASKLWLASRRDGASATGAAFRRLAVGPEPASL; encoded by the coding sequence ATGATCGATCTGCGCCGGGTGAGGTACTTCGTGGCAGTGGCCGAGGAACTGCATTTCGGCCGGGCGGCGGCCCGGCTGGGCATGTCCCAGCCGCCACTGAGCCAGCAATTGCAGGCCCTGGAGCAGGATCTGGGCGCGCGGTTGCTTCACCGCAACAGGCGCCAGGTTTCCCTGACCGAGGCCGGCCAGCTGTTCCTGCCCGAGGCGCGCGCGCTGTTGGCCCAGGCCGAGCGCGCGGCGTCGATCGCGGCGCGGGCCGCGCGCGGCGAACTGGGCACGCTGCGGGTGGGGTTCACCGAAAGCGCCGTCCTGACGGGCGCGCTGCCCAATCTGTTGTCGCGTTTCCGCGAACGCCATCCGGCGGTGGCGGTGCAATTGATCGAAGAGACCAGCCAGGAGCAGATCCAGGCCCTGCTGGACGGGCGCAGCGACGTGGGTTTCATGCGCCTGCCCGCCAGCGGCGCCTTTCCCGCGGAGCTCGATGCCTACCCGCTGCTGTCCGACCCGCTGGTCGCGGTCTTGCCTCGCCAGCACCGGCTGGCCGACGCCAGCGAGGCGCTGGGCGTGGCCGCGCTGGCCCAGGAACCCTTCGTGTTCTTCGCGCCGGGCGCGGGTACCGGCGTCTACAGCCAGGTGTTGAACCTGTGCCGGGCGGCCGGCTACGCGCCCCGCGTCGCCCAGGAAGCCCGGGAAGTGATGACCATTGCCGGGCTGGTGGCCGCGCGGCTGGGGGTTTCCATCCTGCCGGCCTCGGTGCGCCGGCTGGACGTGGCCGGCGTGGTCATCCGGACGCTGCGCGAACCCGAGGCGGCCTCGAAGCTGTGGCTGGCCAGCCGCCGCGACGGCGCCTCGGCCACGGGGGCGGCTTTCCGGCGCCTGGCGGTGGGGCCGGAGCCCGCGTCCTTATAA
- a CDS encoding FecR domain-containing protein, whose translation MSQPSPRTPATQTSPWKRWLGWACLVLALGLVGALTVSWVMRESSPQFGEQLRTGGQARSLDLPDGSRIDAGPDTSLSVAYYSRRRQVILARGQASFHVRWQYRAAFSVQWGVNEVVIDGTRIETPDVRFRVAAEPERLRVELMAGKLKVRTVTAGPREFVELQPGDALTVDMGTRTHQLTHADPAPAR comes from the coding sequence ATGTCCCAGCCTTCCCCTCGCACTCCCGCCACGCAGACCTCGCCCTGGAAACGCTGGCTGGGCTGGGCCTGCCTGGTGCTGGCGCTGGGGCTGGTGGGCGCCTTGACGGTCAGCTGGGTCATGCGCGAGAGCTCGCCCCAGTTCGGCGAACAGCTGCGCACCGGCGGCCAGGCCCGGTCGCTGGACCTGCCCGACGGCTCCCGCATCGACGCCGGCCCCGACACGTCGTTGTCGGTCGCGTACTACTCGCGCCGGCGCCAGGTGATCCTGGCCCGCGGCCAGGCATCCTTCCACGTGCGCTGGCAGTACCGCGCCGCGTTCTCGGTGCAATGGGGCGTGAACGAGGTGGTCATCGACGGCACCCGCATCGAGACGCCCGACGTCAGGTTCCGGGTCGCGGCCGAGCCCGAGCGCCTGCGGGTCGAACTCATGGCAGGCAAGCTCAAGGTACGTACCGTGACGGCCGGCCCGCGCGAGTTCGTGGAGCTGCAACCGGGCGACGCCCTGACCGTGGACATGGGCACGCGCACCCACCAGCTCACGCACGCGGATCCGGCCCCCGCGCGCTAG
- a CDS encoding serine hydrolase — translation MTNHAVSVPQSTFRPSWMPPLGRGLVYTLALAGMIGLAGCGSDDDPPPAPPAPPANTYPHAQEPIGTVREMYDGTLTPDLAVNTFRNIDRLFPTRSIAPAATPRPLPKAAKQLPAIKFTAGGKDYDIYDYLALNRVSGLLVLKNGEIAYEAYQYGNTEKTRWMSMSVAKSITSTLIGVAIQDGLIGSVNDQVVKYVPKLAGSAYDGATVRDVLMMSSGVKWDETYTNPASDRRALLEAQIGQKPGTALELMSKLPRAAAPGSTFNYSTGETQIAGELLHGAIKKPLAHYLSEKIWSKFGMEAEANWWLDSPDGIEIGGSGLSATLRDWGRFGLFFMNDGVIDGKSILPSNWVADAGSGKTLSGGDPLPYYGYMWWVNTSGQSEIDKAFYATGIFGQNIYINQKEKVVIVTWGAQSKPTGAGVINNTAFFDAVVKALQ, via the coding sequence GTGACAAACCACGCAGTATCCGTACCCCAGTCCACATTCCGTCCTTCCTGGATGCCGCCGCTAGGCCGCGGCCTCGTCTACACCCTGGCGCTGGCCGGCATGATCGGCCTGGCCGGCTGTGGCAGCGATGACGATCCGCCGCCCGCGCCACCCGCGCCGCCAGCCAATACCTATCCGCATGCGCAAGAGCCGATAGGCACGGTGCGGGAGATGTACGACGGCACCCTGACGCCCGATCTCGCGGTCAACACCTTCCGCAACATCGACCGCCTGTTCCCCACCCGCAGCATCGCGCCCGCCGCCACGCCGCGCCCGCTGCCCAAGGCGGCCAAACAGTTGCCGGCGATCAAGTTCACGGCCGGTGGAAAGGACTACGACATCTACGACTACCTGGCGCTGAACCGCGTCTCGGGCCTGCTTGTGCTCAAGAACGGCGAGATCGCCTACGAGGCCTACCAGTACGGCAATACCGAGAAGACCCGCTGGATGTCCATGTCGGTCGCCAAGTCCATCACCTCGACGCTGATCGGCGTCGCCATCCAGGACGGCCTGATCGGCAGCGTGAACGACCAGGTGGTCAAGTACGTGCCCAAGCTGGCCGGCAGCGCCTATGACGGCGCCACGGTGCGCGACGTGCTGATGATGTCCTCGGGCGTGAAATGGGACGAGACCTATACCAACCCCGCCTCGGATCGCCGGGCGCTGCTGGAAGCCCAGATCGGCCAGAAACCGGGCACGGCGCTGGAACTGATGAGCAAGCTGCCGCGCGCGGCCGCTCCGGGATCCACCTTCAACTACAGCACGGGAGAAACGCAGATCGCGGGCGAACTGCTGCATGGCGCCATCAAGAAGCCGCTGGCCCACTACCTGTCCGAGAAGATCTGGTCCAAGTTCGGCATGGAGGCCGAAGCCAACTGGTGGCTGGATTCGCCGGACGGCATCGAGATCGGCGGCAGCGGCCTGAGCGCCACGCTTCGCGACTGGGGCCGCTTCGGGCTATTCTTCATGAACGATGGCGTGATCGACGGCAAATCCATCCTGCCCAGCAACTGGGTGGCCGATGCCGGCAGCGGCAAGACGCTCAGCGGCGGTGATCCCTTGCCGTACTACGGCTACATGTGGTGGGTGAACACCAGCGGCCAGTCGGAGATCGACAAGGCGTTCTACGCGACCGGCATCTTCGGTCAGAACATCTACATCAACCAGAAGGAAAAAGTGGTCATCGTGACCTGGGGCGCGCAGTCCAAGCCCACGGGCGCGGGCGTCATCAACAACACGGCGTTCTTCGACGCGGTGGTGAAGGCGCTGCAATAA